The genomic interval AACTGGTGGACGGGGACCACGAGTTGGCGCGCGAGCGGGCGGCGGAGATCGCTCGGTACGAGGGCATCCGGCTGGTCGAGGACAGCCTGGACATCGAGACGTGCGAGGGTGCGGCGACCATCGGCCTGGAACTGGTGGAGGCACGTGAACAGGCGGAACAGGCGAAACAGACGGGACCAGCAGGACTGGCAGAAGTGGCCGAACCGGCCGAACCGGCGGGCACCGCGCCGCCGTTCGACGCCGTCCTGATCGCTCTCGGCGGTGGGGCGCTGGCCACCGGCGTGGGGCATGTGCTGAAAGCCCTGGCGCCCGGCGTCGAGGTGATCTGCGTCCAGCCGCTGGGCGCGCCGGCGATGACGCGCTCGTGGCGCGGGCGCCGTGTCGTCACCACCGACTCGACCGACACCATCGCCGACGGCGTCGCCGGCCGCCGCCCCATCCCGGCCGTCCTGGACGATCTCCTCCTGGTCGCCGACGACGCCGTCCTCGTCCAGGAGGCGTCGATCGTCGCCGGTATGCGGATGCTCCTCGACCACGCCGGCCTCGTCGTCGAACCGTCGGCCGCACTTGGCATCGCGGCGATTCTGGAAGACCGTGACCGTTTCGCGGGCCGGCATGTGGTCACCATCGTGTGTGGCAGCAACGTCGACGGGGACGCCTATCGCCGTTGGGTCGGCGCGGCTGCCCTCCCGCACAGGGCCTGACCGTTGCTCGTCCGCCGCTCACCACGAACACCGCCTGCCAGACGTACGCCGAGGGCTCGGCGGGCGTCGTGAGAGGGCGCGGGCTGGACTGTCCGGGACCAACGCCACGTGTCAAGCATTTCGACCCCGTTCAGAATGAACGGTGGCCGCGCCCTCCCCGCCCTACGATCCGGCACATGCTGATTCGTCGCACACTACGGATGATCATCGTGCTCGCTGTGGCTCTCGCCGGAGCGATCGGGGGTGGGGTGGGGACGGCACAGGCCGAGGGGACCCGGGGCCCGGGCGGCTCGTACGATCGGCAGTTGCTGTTCTACAACCACTCCTTCGGCGTCTTCGACCGGGTCACCGCCGACGCCATCGAGCACTCCGACTACCTGCGGGAGTTCGCCAACTTCCAGGTCCGCACCACGACCGGTACCGGCGGCCAGACCTGGACCGGCCGCTATCTGATGGGCCGCGAGACCTACCTGGAACTGCTCGGGATCGGTGACGTCCCGGGCCAGGACGGCACCCTCGGCTCCGCCGGACTCGGCCTCTCGGTCGAGCACGCGGGCGACCTGGCGACGGTCAGGGAACGGCTGAAGGACGAGGGGGTCGCCGAACCCGTCGACTTCCTCCAGACCAAGGACTTCGGTGACGGTGTGCCCGTGCCGTGGTTCGACGCGGTGCTCACCGACACCCAGTACGACGCCTTCGACGCCTGGGGGATGGAGTACCGGCCGGAGTACTTCGCCGACCCGCGCAGCAACACCGAGCCGCCGAGTTTCCCCGGTGACGTCGGCCGGGAGCGCTACCTCTCCGACGACTACCGCACCCACCTCATGCGGGACGTGACCGCCGTCCGGATCGCGATCACCCCGGGCGACCTCGCCGACACCGTGCCGCTGCTGCGGGCCGGCGGGTTCACCGTCCGGACCGTGACGGGCGGGGGCGTCGTCGCGGAGGGCGGCGGCACCACGATCCGGCTCGACGTCGCCCCGCGCGAACAGACGGGATACCAGCAGGTCGACATGTCACTCAACCGGCCCGTGAAGGACCGGCACGTGGAGCGGATCGGCAACTCGACCCTCACCGTCGGCCCCGGCAGCCACGCGGTCTGGACGTTCGCCAAGAACGGCACGAGCGGCACCACCCGCTAGACAGAACGGCACCACCCGCTAGGCAGAACAGCACCACCCGCCGGACAGCGCGTGCGCCCCCTTTCGCCGAAGAAAGGGGGCGCACGCCTCCGGATGATCTACCGCTCGCGCCTCGTCGTCAGCGTCAGCCATCCGCACCAGCCGTCCGCGTCAGCCGTCCGCGCGGGCCGGCAGTCGCCACCCCGGCCGCGGGAAGTGGCAGGTGTAGCCGTCCGGGTACCGCTGGAGGTAGTCCTGGTGCTCCGGCTCGGCCTCCCAGAAGGGGCCGACCGGCTCCACCTCGGTGACGACCTTGCCCGGCCACAGGCCCGACGCGTCCACGTCGGCGATCGTGTCCTCGGCGACACGCTTCTGCTCGTCGTCGACGTAGTAGATCGCCGAGCGGTAGCTGAGGCCGATGTCGTTGCCCTGGCGGTTCTTGGTGCTCGGGTCGTGGATCTGGAAGAAGAACTCCAGGAGCGCGCGGTAGTCGGTCTGCTCCGGGTCGTAGAGGATCTCGATGGCCTCCGCGTGCGTGCCGTGGTTACGGTACGTCGCGTTCGGCACGTCTCCCCCGGTGTAGCCGACCCGGGTCGCCGTCACGCCCGGGAGCCGGCGGACCAGCTCCTCCATTCCCCAGAAGCATCCGCCCGCCAGCACGGCCCTCTGCGTCTGCGCAGCCATCGCGACCCTCCAATTTCCGTCAGCTCGATCACTCGGGCGGTTCGGTCACTCGGCTCGTACGTAACCGGCATCCTTTACCCAGTGTGCTCAACGCACGAGGGGTCCGCGCGATTCCGCGCCCGTCCAAACCAGGCCCGGCGCCTGGAAGCCGCCGATCCTCTCCTCCAGCAGTTCCGCCAGCCGCAGCGGGGTCCGGTCCTCGAACATCGGCCCGACGATCTGCACCCCCACGGGCAGCCCCTCCGGCGACCGCCCCGCCGGTACGGCCGTGGCGGGCAGCCCGGGCATGGTGGGCACGCCCGCCCACACGAGCTGGTCGAAGTACGGATGCGCTACGCCGTCGATGTCAAGCCGGCGTGCCAGCGGATCGGGGTTGTGGTCGTGCGGGAACGCGGGCGTGGGCGTCACGGGACACACCACGGCGTCGAACGCGCCGAAGAGCCGCCGCCAGCCGTGCCGGTGCAGCTCGCGGCGGTTGTTCGCCTCCATCCAGTCCCGGTGACTGAACACCATGCCGCGCAGCCGAGCCGCGTCGAGACTGTGATCGTCCGCGCTCAGTCCGGCGGCACGGGTGCGCAGCTCCTCGTACCCCTCGACGGGGAAACGCGCGACGGAGTCCGAGAACAGCAACTGCGTGTAGAGCAGGGCGGCTTCGGCCAGGTCGGGCAGCAGCGGACTGTGCCGTTCGACGCGGGCACCGGCGTCGGCTAGCGCGTCGGCGACCCGGTTCACGCCCGCCCGTACCGCGGACCCGGTCGGGATGAGCGGATGCTCGTCGAGGACCAGGACCCGGAAGTCGCCGAGCCGCTCGTGGCGCGCGGGTGGCAGCGTCACGTCGTACGCCACACCGAGCGTCAGCGGGTCCGGTCCGGCCATGACGTCGAGCAGGAGGGCGAGGTCGCGGGCGGTGCGTGCCATCGGGCCGACGACGGCGAGGTCGAGTGCGACCGGCAGTACGGGCGTGTCCGGCGGGACCATGCCGCGGGTCGCCGCCAGCCCGAGCGTCGGCTTGTGCGCGTAGACACCGCAGAAGTGCGCGGGGGTGCGCAGGGAACCCGCGAGGTCGGACCCGATGGACAGCGCCCCGAACCCGGACGCCAGGGCCGCCGCCGACCCGCCGGACGAGCCACCCGACGTACGGCCGTGATCCCAGGGGTTGTTGGTGGTGCCGTAGATCTCGTTGAAGCTCTGTATGTCCTGGAGCCCGAAGGGCACGTTGGTCTTGCCGAGCACCACCGCGCCCGCGCCCTTGAGCCGTGAGACCTGCACCGCGTCCTCGGCCGGCAGCTGGCTCCGGTGCTGCGGCATGCCCCAGGTCGTGGGCAGTCCGGCGATGTCGTACGACTCCTTGACCGTCACCGGGATGCCGAGCAGCGGCCGGTCTTCGCCCCGGGCGCGGGCCTCGTCGGCCGCGCGTGCCGCGGCCCGGGCACGGTCGAAGTCCGGGACGCAGATCGCGTTGACCGCCTTGTCGTGCCGCTCGATACGGCTGATCGCCTCGTCGGTCAGTTCCGCCGAGGACACGTCACCGGCGCGCAGCGCGGCGGCGAGTTCCTCGGCCGTCGGGAAATTCGGCAGATTCGGCTCCATGGATCCGACCGTAGCGACCATGCCGAGGAGCCACGAAATGCCGCTTCACGCAACGGAGTTGACGCGTCGACCTGGGGAACCGGCGCCGCCGCTCAGTACCGCGCCCCGCTCGCCGCCAACGGCGGATACACCGCGCTCGGCACCCCGTCCACCGTCGCCCCCGCGTACTTGAGCATGTCGCCGACCTGCCGGTTGAGGTCGTGGGGGAAGTTGAGGGTGGGCGTGGACACCTCGTCCAGGGTCGCCGTCTGGGCCGGGGTGAGGTGGAGGTCCAGGGCCGCGAGGTTGGCTTCCAGGTGGGCCAGGGTGCGCGGGCCGATGAGGGTGGACGTGCTGCCGGGACGGTTCTGGACCCAGGACAGGGCTACGGCGGCGGAGGTCGCGCCCGTCTCCTTCGCGACCTCGGCGACCGCGTCGATCACCGTGAACTGGGCGGGAGTCGGGGAGCCGAGGATCGCGGAACGCTTCGTGTCGGCGGGAGTTGACCGGTCCCGGGTGTACTTCCCGGACAGATAGCCGCTCTTGAGGGGGCCCCACGGCAGTACGCCCATCCCCGCGTCCTGGGCCAGGGGGATCAACTCGCCCTCGATGGTGCGTTCCAGGAGGGAGTACTCCAACTGGAGTGCGGTGACCGGGGTCCAGTCGCGCAGCAGGGCCGTCGTGTGGGCCTTCGCGGTGAACCAGGCCGGGGTGTCTGAGAAGCCGACGTAGCGGATCTTGCCCGCCGTGACCAGGTCGTCCAGGGTGCGCAGGGTCTCCTCGACCGGTGTCGAACGGTCGTGGTTGTGCAGCCAGTACAGGTCGATGTAGTCGGTGCGGAGGCGGCGCAGCGAGTCGTCCAGCTGGCCGATGATCGCCTTGCGGCCGGCGCCGCCGCCGTTGGGGTCGCCGAGGTGGAGGTTGCCGTAGAACTTGGTGGCCAGGACCAGGCGGTCGCGCAGGCCGGGGCGGGCGGCGAGGAAGTCGCCGAGGATCGCTTCCGAGTGGCCGTTCGTGTAGAAGTTCGCGGTGTCGACGAAGTTGCCGCCGTGGTCGAGGTAGGCCTGGATGATCTTCTCCGACTCCTCCACGCCGCAGCCGAAGCCGGCGTCCTCGCCGAAGTTCATCGCCCCGAGACAGAAGGGGCTCACCTTGAGTCCGGAACGGCCGAGACCGACGTACGAGTCGAGTGTCATGAAGTGCTCCTTTGGGAAGTGGCCGGGAAACCGGCTCCTCAAGGACACCACCGTGACCAGGGGAATCGTTAGGGCGATCCCACCGCCCGCTTGCACGATCCTGTCTATCTGCCGGTCGGGCGGACAGTTGCCGACGGCCCCTCCCGGTGCTTGGATCGAGGCGTGCACCCACCCGCGCTCCTGAAGGAACTGCGCGCCCTGATCGACCGGCACGCCGACCGTGCGCCCCTCGCCGTCGACGGCCTGTTGCTGACCAGGGCCGACAAGCCGGAGGCGCCGACCGTGAGCGTCGCCCGTCCCGTCCTGGCGATCGTCGCGCAGGGCTCGAAACGGCTCACCCTGGGCGACCGCGTCCACGACTACGGCGCCGGGCAGTACCTTGTCGTCTCGGTCGATCTCCCGGTCGCCGGTCACTACACGCAGGCCACCCCCGAAGTGCCCTTCCTCGCCTGCGGGTTGGCCCTCGAACCGGCGAAGATCGCCTCCCTGCTGCTCGACACGGGAGCCACCCCGCTCCCCCGCGGGACGACCACCCCGCACGGTCTCGCCGTGTGCGACGCACCGGCCGAACTCCTCGACGCGGCAGTGCGTCTGCTGCGGCTGTGCGATCGTCCCGACGACGCGCCGGTGCTCGCGCCGTTGATCGAGAAGGAGATCCTCTGGCGGCTGATCACCGGCGAACAGGGCGCTCTCGTACGGCAGATCGGGCTCGCGGACAGTCAACTCACCCATATCGGCAGGGCCATTCGCTGGATCCGCGACCACCACACGGAGACCCTCCGCATCGACGACCTGGCCCGGCTCGCCGGGATGAGCGCCTCGCCCTTCCACCGCCACTTCCGCGCGGTGACCGCCCTGACCCCGATCCAGTACCAGAAGCGAATCCGCCTCCAGGAGGCCCGGTTGCTGCTGATGAGCAGCGCGGGGGACGTCTCGGACGTCGGTTTCGCGGTCGGTTACGACAGCGCGTCCCAGTTCAGCCGCGAATACCGCCGTGCCTTCGGCAGGCCGCCGGGGCAGGATGCGCTACGGCTGCGGGGTGGGACGGCAGGCGCGTGATCGTGAACAGCGTGGTGGAGAGGGAGAGTTGAGCATGGCTGTCTTCGTCGGTGTCCGGGGCTTCCTCCAGTGCGACGAGCCGCAGTTGGCCCAGCTCGAACGGATCATCAGGTCACCCGAGGCCGACTACCCGTACAACGAGGCGTGGGCCCTGCCCGGCCGCCACTACAACTGGATCCACTACGTCTTCTACGGCGCCGACATCCACGCGAACTCGGTCGAGGCGATGCTGGATCTGCTGCGGACCATCGCCCGCATCCCGCCCTCCGACGACGACAACGACCACGTGACCGGGCTGTTCCACGCCAGCCACGAGATCGACGGGATGAGCGAGTGGCAGATCCGCGACGGCCGGGTGCACATCGGCCCCGCCGACGGCCGCCTTCGCTACCTCGACGAATGACAAACGGCGAACGGCGAACGGCGAACAGCTAACGGTTAACAGCGACCGGCGACCCGGGCGGCAAAAGGGTGTGACAGGCACGCCGGGCCGGGATTTGATGCGTCCGTGAACGAGCCGAGCAAGCCCAGTGACCCGAGCGACCCGAGCGACCCGAGCGACCCGAGTGAGCCGGGTCCGCTCGGACCCAGCACCTTCCTGGTCGGCGGCGGCTGGGCCACCCCCGTCGTCTACGAACCTTTCCTCCGCGCCGCGGGCAAGACCGCCGGGTCCGCGCCCCGCATCGCCTGCGTGATCGTCGACGAGGGCGAGGGCGACGGGGAGCGTCAATTCG from Streptomyces sp. NBC_01288 carries:
- the msrA gene encoding peptide-methionine (S)-S-oxide reductase MsrA — translated: MAAQTQRAVLAGGCFWGMEELVRRLPGVTATRVGYTGGDVPNATYRNHGTHAEAIEILYDPEQTDYRALLEFFFQIHDPSTKNRQGNDIGLSYRSAIYYVDDEQKRVAEDTIADVDASGLWPGKVVTEVEPVGPFWEAEPEHQDYLQRYPDGYTCHFPRPGWRLPARADG
- a CDS encoding amidase, translating into MEPNLPNFPTAEELAAALRAGDVSSAELTDEAISRIERHDKAVNAICVPDFDRARAAARAADEARARGEDRPLLGIPVTVKESYDIAGLPTTWGMPQHRSQLPAEDAVQVSRLKGAGAVVLGKTNVPFGLQDIQSFNEIYGTTNNPWDHGRTSGGSSGGSAAALASGFGALSIGSDLAGSLRTPAHFCGVYAHKPTLGLAATRGMVPPDTPVLPVALDLAVVGPMARTARDLALLLDVMAGPDPLTLGVAYDVTLPPARHERLGDFRVLVLDEHPLIPTGSAVRAGVNRVADALADAGARVERHSPLLPDLAEAALLYTQLLFSDSVARFPVEGYEELRTRAAGLSADDHSLDAARLRGMVFSHRDWMEANNRRELHRHGWRRLFGAFDAVVCPVTPTPAFPHDHNPDPLARRLDIDGVAHPYFDQLVWAGVPTMPGLPATAVPAGRSPEGLPVGVQIVGPMFEDRTPLRLAELLEERIGGFQAPGLVWTGAESRGPLVR
- a CDS encoding DUF5829 family protein; translated protein: MIIVLAVALAGAIGGGVGTAQAEGTRGPGGSYDRQLLFYNHSFGVFDRVTADAIEHSDYLREFANFQVRTTTGTGGQTWTGRYLMGRETYLELLGIGDVPGQDGTLGSAGLGLSVEHAGDLATVRERLKDEGVAEPVDFLQTKDFGDGVPVPWFDAVLTDTQYDAFDAWGMEYRPEYFADPRSNTEPPSFPGDVGRERYLSDDYRTHLMRDVTAVRIAITPGDLADTVPLLRAGGFTVRTVTGGGVVAEGGGTTIRLDVAPREQTGYQQVDMSLNRPVKDRHVERIGNSTLTVGPGSHAVWTFAKNGTSGTTR
- a CDS encoding AraC family transcriptional regulator, with the protein product MHPPALLKELRALIDRHADRAPLAVDGLLLTRADKPEAPTVSVARPVLAIVAQGSKRLTLGDRVHDYGAGQYLVVSVDLPVAGHYTQATPEVPFLACGLALEPAKIASLLLDTGATPLPRGTTTPHGLAVCDAPAELLDAAVRLLRLCDRPDDAPVLAPLIEKEILWRLITGEQGALVRQIGLADSQLTHIGRAIRWIRDHHTETLRIDDLARLAGMSASPFHRHFRAVTALTPIQYQKRIRLQEARLLLMSSAGDVSDVGFAVGYDSASQFSREYRRAFGRPPGQDALRLRGGTAGA
- a CDS encoding aldo/keto reductase — protein: MTLDSYVGLGRSGLKVSPFCLGAMNFGEDAGFGCGVEESEKIIQAYLDHGGNFVDTANFYTNGHSEAILGDFLAARPGLRDRLVLATKFYGNLHLGDPNGGGAGRKAIIGQLDDSLRRLRTDYIDLYWLHNHDRSTPVEETLRTLDDLVTAGKIRYVGFSDTPAWFTAKAHTTALLRDWTPVTALQLEYSLLERTIEGELIPLAQDAGMGVLPWGPLKSGYLSGKYTRDRSTPADTKRSAILGSPTPAQFTVIDAVAEVAKETGATSAAVALSWVQNRPGSTSTLIGPRTLAHLEANLAALDLHLTPAQTATLDEVSTPTLNFPHDLNRQVGDMLKYAGATVDGVPSAVYPPLAASGARY
- a CDS encoding threonine ammonia-lyase — encoded protein: MQQTRLDTDRIRAARRVIDPVFLGTPLYRCEALEPGLGCAVSIKLETANPVRSFKGRGTEVVASLLAEHGPRAVVCASAGNLGQALAWSGRGRGLDVTVVASRFATAAKLDRIRALGAGLELVDGDHELARERAAEIARYEGIRLVEDSLDIETCEGAATIGLELVEAREQAEQAKQTGPAGLAEVAEPAEPAGTAPPFDAVLIALGGGALATGVGHVLKALAPGVEVICVQPLGAPAMTRSWRGRRVVTTDSTDTIADGVAGRRPIPAVLDDLLLVADDAVLVQEASIVAGMRMLLDHAGLVVEPSAALGIAAILEDRDRFAGRHVVTIVCGSNVDGDAYRRWVGAAALPHRA